From Camelina sativa cultivar DH55 chromosome 7, Cs, whole genome shotgun sequence, one genomic window encodes:
- the LOC104704172 gene encoding putative F-box/kelch-repeat protein At1g60570, whose protein sequence is MRHIIFCNGPFLFVVCGNDKSLRVFVYNSKTRLLEHSSIIVPLELMCAGVVEDDVFLFGKKPSVSFNDEPVYKSFNFRTRNWADSPLHRLGMDSTFGSIGAPARSSETIGSNIYLMRRAKMSVYNIQTGLTSTPCWVPHPLRHPTTCVFHGILISYDVQHGVLNWYDSDMKSWRLVLNFRLERRRVRSASAGLGLLNGDLALVWTQICYNRSSSQSQEEVWCTKVCLRRKPDGNLEGSAYSAQHLETIPYGYKINMYLSVSPYRPFRPAMPALYFDDV, encoded by the coding sequence ATGAGGCATATCATCTTCTGCAACGGACCATTCCTTTTTGTTGTTTGCGGCAACGATAAATCGCTGAGGGTCTTCGTTTATAACTCTAAGACAAGGCTTTTAGAGCACTCTTCAATTATTGTTCCGCTGGAATTGATGTGCGCCGGCGTTGTGGAAGATGATGTTTTCTTGTTCGGCAAGAAACCCTCTGTTTCCTTTAACGATGAACCAGTTTACAAAAGCTTCAACTTTCGCACGAGAAACTGGGCTGACTCACCTCTTCATAGGCTGGGGATGGATTCCACGTTTGGTTCCATAGGGGCCCCGGCCAGGTCATCAGAAACCATCGGTTCTAATATATACCTGATGCGTCGAGCCAAAATGAGTGTTTACAACATCCAAACTGGGCTTACGAGTACGCCGTGCTGGGTCCCTCACCCTCTCCGTCATCCTACAACTTGTGTATTTCACGGTATCCTCATCTCTTACGACGTACAACATGGTGTTCTTAACTGGTACGATTCTGACATGAAGTCGTGGAGACTAGTGCTTAACTTTAGACTGGAACGAAGACGGGTGAGAAGCGCAAGTGCAGGTCTTGGGCTGTTGAACGGAGATCTTGCCCTTGTGTGGACTCAGATCTGTTACAATCGAAGTTCCTCCCAAAGCCAGGAGGAGGTGTGGTGCACAAAGGTTTGCTTACGCCGCAAACCAGATGGTAACTTAGAAGGTTCTGCTTACTCTGCTCAGCATTTAGAAACTATACCATATGGGTATAAGATTAACATGTATCTGTCGGTCTCTCCTTATCGTCCTTTTCGACCAGCAATGCCTGCTCTGTATTTTGATGATGTTTAG
- the LOC104699825 gene encoding probable pectinesterase/pectinesterase inhibitor 36: MYTFVKVTKLITIMFFLAIAVLVTASNTAEFDVLEMARAAVVEARTLFRSMAVVESEVATSGHYYLALSECEKLYDEGEARLSKLVVAHENFTVEDIRTWLSGVLANHNTCLDGLVQERQGHDKPLVHSNVTFVLREALAFYKKSRGHMKKRLHGPARQNHRLGGPKHGPTRPNHEPERPKHGPTRPNHGLTRPNHGPSRPNQSGGMLVSWNPTRSRADFVVAQDGSATHRTINQALAAVSSMGKSRSNRVIIYIKAGVYNEKIEIDRHMKNIMLVGDGMDRTIVTNNRNFPDGSTTYGSATFGVSGDGFWARDMTFENTAGPHKHQAVALRVNSDLSLFYRCSFKGYQDTLFTHSLRQFYRDCHIYGTIDFIFGDAAAVFQNCDIFVRRPMDHQGNMITAQGRDDPHATTGISIQHSRVRAAPEFEAVKGRFKNYLGRPWKKYSRTVFLKTDLAGLIDPRGWREGSGSYALSTLYYGEFMNTGAGAGTTRRVNWPGFHVLRGEEEASPFSVSRFIQGDSWIPITGVPFAAGV, encoded by the exons ATGTACACGTTTGTAAAAGTCACCAAATTAATTACCATCATGTTCTTTCTAGCCATTGCAGTCCTCGTAACCGCCTCAAACACAGCCGAGTTTGATGTACTTGAGATGGCTCGAGCTGCAGTGGTCGAAGCCAGGACTCTTTTTAGGTCAATGGCTGTGGTGGAGAGTGAGGTTGCTACTAGTGGTCATTATTATTTGGCGTTAAGTGAATGCGAAAAGCTCTACGATGAGGGTGAAGCTAGGCTATCGAAACTGGTCGTGGCTCATGAGAATTTTACCGTTGAAGATATTAGAACGTGGCTAAGCGGAGTGCTTGCGAACCATAACACTTGTTTAGACGGTTTGGTTCAGGAACGTCAAGGTCACGATAAGCCTCTGGTCCATAGCAACGTCACGTTCGTACTCCGTGAAGCTTTAGCTTTCTACAAAAAGTCTAGAGGTCATATGAAAAAGA GGCTGCATGGACCAGCTAGGCAGAACCATAGACTTGGAGGACCAAAACATGGACCAACGAGACCAAATCATGAACCAGAAAGACCAAAACATGGACCAACAAGACCAAATCATGGACTAACGAGACCAAACCATGGACCATCGAGACCAAACCAAAGCGGCGGAATGTTAGTATCATGGAATCCAACAAGGTCAAGGGCGGATTTCGTGGTGGCTCAGGACGGTTCTGCGACTCATCGGACAATAAACCAAGCATTAGCCGCCGTTTCGAGTATGGGGAAAAGTCGGTCGAACAGAGTGATAATCTACATAAAAGCTGGTGTTTACAACGAAAAGATCGAAATAGATAGACACATGAAAAACATCATGCTAGTTGGTGACGGTATGGACCGTACAATCGTCACTAATAACCGAAACTTCCCGGATGGTTCCACTACTTATGGATCAGCAACATTTG GGGTTTCCGGGGATGGATTTTGGGCACGGGACATGACGTTCGAGAACACAGCAGGACCGCACAAACATCAAGCTGTGGCGTTGAGAGTGAACTCAGATTTGTCTTTATTCTATCGGTGTAGTTTCAAAGGATATCAAGATACTCTTTTCACACATTCGCTTCGTCAATTCTACCGCGATTGTCATATTTATG GTACCATTGATTTCATATTTGGAGATGCGGCTGCCGTTTTTCAGAACTGTGATATATTTGTGAGACGGCCTATGGATCATCAAGGCAATATGATCACAGCTCAAGGAAGAGACGACCCACATGCAACTACAG GTATTTCGATCCAACACTCGCGGGTCAGGGCCGCACCAGAATTCGAGGCGGTTAAAGGCCGGTTTAAGAACTATTTGGGCCGGCCTTGGAAGAAGTACTCTCGGACAGTGTTTCTCAAAACGGATCTTGCCGGGTTGATCGACCCGAGAGGGTGGAGAGAAGGGAGCGGCAGTTATGCTCTGTCAACGTTGTACTACGGCGAGTTTATGAACACAGGAGCTGGAGCGGGTACAACCAGAAGGGTGAACTGGCCGGGATTTCACGTCCTTCGCGGCGAGGAAGAGGCTTCTCCGTTCAGCGTCAGCAGATTTATTCAAGGAGATTCTTGGATCCCTATCACCGGTGTACCGTTTGCAGCCGGGGTTTGA